A region from the Kineothrix sp. IPX-CK genome encodes:
- a CDS encoding transporter substrate-binding domain-containing protein, giving the protein MKKRKLTALIMSAIMGAMLFTGCGSSQSEATDEASTQPAAESSEEASVEEAAETDETVTEAADTEETAQADGPVLASIKEAGKLVVGTASGYPPYEFIDITSPDQAVVGIDMELAKKIAEELGVELEIQDMTFTSLISSIPTHKVDMAIAGISITEERKETMDFSEPYLEAAQKILILKENAEKYNTLESFSGEAVAAEKSTTQEAVAQELMADSPLVSLEKVPDCLMELQNGKVAGVVVEGIVGEQYVFAYDNIVFSDADMERSKTSAVALDKGNEDLIAIINKVIAENVENGNFDKWVEEYSEKAAANAKE; this is encoded by the coding sequence ATGAAGAAAAGAAAATTGACAGCATTGATTATGTCCGCTATTATGGGAGCCATGCTTTTCACAGGCTGCGGCAGTTCTCAAAGTGAGGCGACGGACGAGGCGAGCACTCAGCCTGCGGCAGAAAGCAGCGAGGAGGCTTCCGTCGAAGAAGCGGCAGAAACAGACGAAACGGTTACGGAAGCAGCGGATACAGAGGAAACTGCACAGGCGGACGGACCGGTGCTCGCATCCATTAAGGAAGCCGGAAAGTTAGTTGTGGGAACAGCTTCTGGTTACCCCCCATATGAATTTATTGACATTACATCTCCCGATCAGGCGGTAGTTGGAATCGATATGGAGCTTGCTAAGAAAATTGCGGAAGAGTTAGGAGTAGAACTGGAGATCCAGGATATGACCTTTACTTCTTTAATATCTTCTATCCCTACGCACAAGGTGGATATGGCGATTGCCGGTATCTCTATTACAGAAGAGAGAAAAGAGACCATGGATTTCTCGGAGCCTTATCTGGAGGCTGCTCAGAAGATTTTGATTTTGAAGGAAAACGCAGAAAAATATAATACATTGGAATCGTTCTCCGGGGAAGCGGTAGCAGCGGAAAAATCGACGACTCAGGAAGCCGTTGCGCAGGAATTAATGGCGGATTCGCCGTTGGTTTCCTTAGAAAAAGTACCCGACTGCCTTATGGAATTGCAGAATGGCAAGGTTGCCGGTGTAGTGGTGGAAGGCATAGTAGGAGAACAGTATGTCTTCGCATATGATAATATTGTATTCAGCGATGCAGATATGGAGAGGAGCAAGACCTCTGCGGTCGCATTGGACAAGGGGAATGAAGACTTGATTGCAATCATCAATAAGGTAATTGCAGAAAACGTTGAAAACGGCAACTTCGATAAGTGGGTGGAGGAGTACAGCGAGAAGGCTGCAGCCAATGCTAAGGAGTAA
- a CDS encoding cytidylate kinase-like family protein translates to MSKYVITITRQFGSMGRPIAQKLAKRLGINYYDRDIVDMTAKEMNVPVSVIGELEEAVQGKFFRMKYPLGMGTSDMQNDIFDTQRKLIQGIADKESCIIVGRCSDYILHEYPNSLHVFIYAPDEIRYETCIQKFCMQPDEARRMMLEVDKARERYHKTYAGYLPQDYRYKDLMLDSSLLGVDGTVTYLEQLVNLYVTKDNDKKNKVEK, encoded by the coding sequence ATGAGCAAATATGTAATTACCATAACCAGACAATTTGGAAGTATGGGGCGCCCCATTGCCCAAAAGCTGGCTAAACGGCTGGGCATCAACTATTATGACCGCGACATTGTGGATATGACTGCTAAGGAGATGAATGTGCCGGTCTCCGTCATAGGGGAGCTGGAAGAAGCGGTGCAGGGTAAGTTCTTTCGCATGAAATATCCTCTGGGTATGGGAACCAGCGATATGCAGAACGATATTTTCGATACGCAGCGTAAGCTTATCCAAGGTATCGCAGATAAGGAATCCTGCATTATCGTAGGAAGATGTTCCGACTATATTTTGCACGAATATCCGAACAGTCTTCATGTCTTTATCTATGCTCCTGATGAGATTAGGTATGAAACCTGTATACAAAAGTTTTGTATGCAGCCCGATGAAGCCAGGAGAATGATGCTGGAGGTGGACAAGGCAAGAGAGCGTTATCATAAAACCTATGCAGGATATCTGCCTCAGGATTACCGTTATAAAGATTTAATGCTTGACAGCAGCCTGCTGGGAGTGGATGGAACGGTAACGTATCTGGAGCAGTTGGTGAATCTGTATGTAACAAAGGACAATGATAAAAAAAATAAAGTGGAAAAATAG
- a CDS encoding NAD(P)-dependent oxidoreductase, which yields MKVVITDYPDVLGRNLDYEKEILESGIEKCRTITYPYRGDREEFKNVIADADAVLTAFVNMDQEILDCAEKLKCVCFNATGYDFIDYEAACRRNIGIVPIGEYCTGEVADHTMALILTLLRGVKHYTKDIEERKTWQYYSGQKLRRLRGMQMGIFGLGKIGRAVAGRAQAFGIRVVAYDPYLPEETAKQAGIELVDIDYILENCHIISNHMNQTTENHYFFNKERFERMKQKPVFINVGRGGAVDEKSLAWALEQELLFGAGLDVLEEEKPDLDHNALIGRENVIITPHAAFYTEESLKDLQRISCENVVHYLRGEYEQVNRIVNKSRIQIG from the coding sequence ATGAAGGTTGTTATTACCGATTATCCGGATGTTTTAGGAAGAAATCTGGATTATGAAAAGGAAATCCTGGAAAGCGGCATTGAAAAATGCCGGACCATCACATATCCCTATCGCGGCGATAGGGAGGAGTTCAAAAATGTAATTGCGGATGCGGATGCCGTGCTGACTGCTTTTGTGAATATGGATCAGGAAATCCTGGACTGTGCGGAAAAATTGAAATGTGTCTGCTTCAATGCGACCGGTTATGATTTCATTGATTATGAGGCGGCGTGCAGAAGAAATATAGGAATTGTTCCTATCGGTGAATATTGTACGGGCGAGGTAGCGGACCATACGATGGCATTGATTCTTACTCTTTTAAGAGGCGTGAAGCATTATACGAAAGACATTGAGGAGAGGAAAACATGGCAGTATTATTCGGGGCAAAAGCTTAGGCGTCTTAGAGGAATGCAGATGGGCATCTTCGGATTGGGAAAGATAGGAAGAGCGGTAGCCGGGCGTGCGCAGGCCTTTGGTATAAGGGTCGTCGCCTATGATCCGTATCTGCCGGAGGAGACGGCAAAGCAGGCGGGTATCGAGTTGGTGGATATAGATTATATTCTGGAGAATTGCCATATTATTTCCAACCATATGAACCAGACAACGGAAAACCATTATTTTTTTAACAAAGAGCGCTTTGAACGGATGAAGCAAAAGCCGGTATTCATCAATGTGGGACGCGGCGGTGCCGTAGATGAAAAGTCTTTGGCGTGGGCGCTGGAACAAGAGCTTTTGTTTGGAGCCGGGTTAGATGTTCTCGAGGAGGAAAAACCGGATTTGGATCATAATGCTCTGATCGGACGGGAGAACGTGATCATTACTCCCCATGCCGCTTTCTATACCGAAGAATCATTGAAGGATCTGCAGAGAATTTCTTGTGAAAATGTCGTCCATTATTTGCGGGGGGAATACGAACAGGTAAATAGAATTGTAAATAAAAGCCGTATTCAAATTGGGTAA
- a CDS encoding DUF368 domain-containing protein: MENWFLRFVKGMFIGSGFILPGVSGGALAAVFGIYERIISFLAHITKDFKNNVLFFIPVGLGGLTGVFVLSFAVSFLLGTFESYILWFFVGCIVGTVPALWEQAGKKGRSSKHIVILVITFIIGLVFLFYGEELFSTGVPQNFGTWMLAGALIGLGIIVPGLSPSNFLVYMGMYKAMADGIKTIDMGVLIPLAIGGLACVLLLAKLMDYIFSRAYAGLFHFILGIVFASTVMIIPRDFNYLSAGTIICIIMCAAGAALGYWMSMLEKRYKPED; the protein is encoded by the coding sequence ATGGAAAATTGGTTTTTGCGTTTTGTAAAGGGAATGTTTATCGGTTCCGGTTTTATTCTCCCTGGTGTCAGTGGCGGTGCGCTTGCGGCAGTTTTTGGAATTTATGAGCGGATCATTTCCTTTCTGGCACACATTACAAAGGATTTTAAGAATAACGTGCTATTCTTTATCCCGGTAGGACTTGGCGGCTTGACTGGGGTGTTTGTGTTATCATTTGCTGTTAGCTTTTTACTTGGAACGTTTGAATCATATATACTTTGGTTCTTTGTCGGCTGTATTGTAGGAACGGTACCCGCCCTGTGGGAACAGGCCGGTAAGAAGGGACGAAGCAGCAAACATATCGTTATTCTCGTTATTACATTTATTATTGGCCTGGTATTCTTGTTTTACGGTGAAGAGCTGTTCAGTACCGGTGTGCCGCAGAATTTCGGTACATGGATGTTAGCAGGGGCGCTGATCGGACTCGGCATTATCGTTCCGGGACTCAGCCCTTCTAATTTCTTAGTTTACATGGGAATGTATAAGGCCATGGCTGACGGCATTAAGACTATAGACATGGGCGTTCTTATTCCTCTGGCAATCGGCGGACTCGCCTGTGTACTTCTTCTTGCAAAATTAATGGATTATATTTTCTCCAGGGCATATGCCGGTCTGTTCCATTTTATCCTGGGCATAGTCTTTGCTTCTACTGTGATGATCATACCGAGAGACTTCAACTATCTCAGTGCCGGTACCATAATATGCATCATTATGTGTGCTGCAGGAGCCGCACTGGGTTACTGGATGAGCATGCTGGAAAAGAGATATAAGCCGGAGGATTAA
- a CDS encoding amino acid ABC transporter ATP-binding protein, producing the protein MENTKILSIRNVSKNYNSLQVLKKINLDIKRGEVVAIIGPSGSGKSTLLRCMNALETVNGGEIWFKDQCFTEKFKSYDRLRQDIGMVFQHFNLFPHMTVLKNIMISPLKVKKRPKEEMMAKALELLRIVGLEDKREVYPEMLSGGQKQRIAIARALAMEPEILLFDEPTSALDPEMVGEVLNTMKNLAESGMTMVVVTHEMGFAREVADRVVFMDEGIIMEEGTPKQIFEDTQNERVKAFLEKML; encoded by the coding sequence ATGGAGAATACGAAAATTTTATCCATTAGAAACGTATCCAAAAATTATAATTCTCTTCAAGTGCTTAAAAAAATCAATCTGGACATTAAACGAGGGGAAGTGGTCGCCATTATCGGACCCTCCGGCTCAGGCAAGAGTACGCTGCTTCGCTGTATGAACGCACTGGAAACGGTGAACGGAGGAGAAATCTGGTTCAAGGACCAATGCTTTACGGAAAAGTTTAAGAGCTATGACCGTTTAAGGCAGGATATCGGCATGGTATTTCAGCACTTCAATTTATTTCCGCATATGACGGTACTGAAGAACATTATGATTTCTCCGCTTAAGGTGAAGAAGAGACCGAAAGAGGAAATGATGGCAAAGGCTCTGGAATTATTGCGGATTGTAGGACTGGAGGATAAAAGGGAAGTCTACCCGGAGATGCTTTCGGGCGGACAGAAACAAAGAATTGCTATTGCAAGGGCACTCGCAATGGAGCCGGAAATTTTATTATTCGATGAACCTACCTCAGCGCTGGATCCCGAGATGGTAGGAGAAGTGCTGAACACTATGAAAAATCTGGCGGAGTCTGGAATGACTATGGTCGTAGTAACACATGAAATGGGATTCGCCAGAGAAGTAGCGGACAGAGTGGTTTTTATGGATGAAGGAATCATCATGGAGGAAGGAACGCCTAAACAGATATTTGAAGATACGCAGAATGAACGGGTAAAGGCGTTCTTAGAAAAAATGTTATAG
- a CDS encoding dimethylarginine dimethylaminohydrolase family protein: protein MATLQMYMDRSKIDNLFTSEVFEEVWGEGFGVNNSVGKIKRILMHCPGEELEQLANGEYEEEAGARILKSKEGRIRNYFKSYELPDIGLMREQHNRMADILRANGTEVLYLEDPANYWTNLTFTRDVALMLPKGAVLTRFAMYFHQGDTWLTQKLLAEQNIPILGAIQGNGTVEGGSFSMLDPKTAVIGRSVRVNDAGIEQLRTLLSYQDIELIVVDMPAYYIHLDEAFVPVDKDKVLVSTFILPHWFLKLLQERGYRLIETDREDPMLTNNCIAMEPGKVLFSSKGVNTRKNLEEAGVEVVAADISEINKLGGGIHCSTLPLLRESI from the coding sequence ATGGCGACTTTACAAATGTACATGGATAGAAGTAAGATCGATAACTTATTCACATCCGAAGTATTTGAGGAAGTATGGGGGGAAGGCTTTGGGGTGAATAATTCTGTGGGTAAAATTAAAAGGATTCTAATGCACTGCCCGGGAGAAGAATTAGAGCAGCTCGCCAACGGAGAATATGAGGAAGAAGCCGGCGCAAGGATTTTGAAAAGTAAAGAGGGAAGGATTAGAAATTATTTCAAGTCTTATGAGCTTCCGGACATCGGACTGATGCGGGAGCAGCATAACCGGATGGCGGATATACTGAGGGCGAACGGAACGGAAGTGCTTTATTTAGAGGACCCGGCAAATTATTGGACCAATCTGACCTTTACCAGAGATGTGGCGCTGATGCTGCCGAAGGGAGCTGTGCTGACAAGGTTTGCCATGTATTTTCATCAGGGAGACACATGGCTTACGCAGAAACTATTGGCGGAGCAGAATATTCCTATTTTAGGTGCGATACAAGGAAATGGAACAGTAGAGGGTGGTTCCTTTTCCATGCTGGATCCAAAGACGGCTGTTATTGGGCGATCCGTCCGTGTGAACGACGCAGGAATCGAACAACTCCGGACCTTGCTCTCCTATCAGGATATCGAGCTGATTGTAGTGGATATGCCCGCTTATTATATTCATCTGGATGAAGCTTTTGTGCCCGTTGATAAGGATAAGGTTCTGGTAAGCACCTTTATTCTTCCCCATTGGTTCTTAAAGCTGTTACAGGAGAGGGGGTACCGGCTGATTGAGACGGACAGGGAGGACCCTATGCTGACCAATAACTGTATCGCCATGGAGCCGGGGAAGGTATTATTCTCTTCAAAGGGTGTGAATACGAGAAAGAACCTTGAGGAAGCAGGCGTCGAAGTGGTTGCGGCGGATATCTCGGAGATTAACAAGCTGGGAGGAGGAATCCACTGTTCCACGCTGCCGTTGTTAAGGGAATCGATATGA
- a CDS encoding LacI family DNA-binding transcriptional regulator, with protein sequence MANMKDIADKANVSIATVSKVLNGIGGISSETTELVLSIAEELNYRPNLYARNLKKGQSHSLGIISEDITVFNTPPIIDGIGACCEERNYHYLLENLRLHKLNIDPVLHAGKYNQLTDEAIDLMLSMQVDGIIYLSCHSHKVLAHPLNQNIPFVCAYCSSPSLSIPSLLYDDRKAAYEATALLIRQGHERIGCVTGSSDSIHMRNRLTGYQEALFENDIPYNPHLTIQGDWNRDSGYQAAEKLLKQNVTAIFCHNDIMAMGIIDYCTKQGIEIGRDLALIGFDNLEISTVCRPTLSTVELPLFDIGHASARILIDKIEGTKEPAIGEIYLDCQIIERESTQLYRKKRA encoded by the coding sequence ATGGCAAACATGAAAGACATTGCTGACAAGGCGAATGTTTCTATAGCGACCGTTTCCAAGGTCTTAAACGGAATCGGCGGAATAAGCAGCGAGACGACGGAGCTGGTGCTTTCTATCGCAGAAGAATTGAACTACCGGCCGAATCTTTATGCAAGAAATTTAAAAAAAGGCCAGAGCCATTCTCTTGGCATCATATCGGAAGACATTACCGTCTTCAATACCCCGCCCATCATCGATGGAATAGGTGCCTGCTGTGAAGAACGGAATTATCATTATCTCCTGGAAAATCTCCGTCTTCACAAGCTGAATATCGATCCGGTTCTCCACGCCGGCAAATATAATCAACTAACCGATGAAGCTATTGATCTGATGCTTTCCATGCAAGTGGACGGAATTATTTATTTGAGCTGCCACAGCCATAAGGTTCTCGCGCATCCCCTGAACCAAAATATCCCTTTTGTCTGTGCCTACTGCAGCAGTCCAAGCCTTTCTATTCCGTCCCTGCTTTACGATGACAGAAAGGCGGCATATGAAGCTACCGCTCTGCTCATCCGCCAGGGACATGAACGTATTGGCTGCGTGACAGGTTCCTCGGACAGTATTCATATGAGAAACCGGCTGACCGGATATCAGGAGGCGCTTTTTGAAAATGACATTCCCTATAATCCTCATCTGACCATACAGGGAGACTGGAACAGGGACAGCGGATATCAGGCAGCCGAAAAGCTGCTGAAACAGAATGTTACTGCTATTTTCTGTCACAATGATATAATGGCAATGGGAATTATAGATTATTGCACAAAACAGGGAATCGAGATAGGCCGTGATCTGGCGCTGATCGGTTTTGATAACCTGGAGATCAGTACGGTATGCCGCCCGACACTTTCTACGGTAGAACTGCCGCTTTTCGATATCGGTCATGCTTCTGCCCGCATCCTGATCGACAAGATCGAAGGCACGAAAGAGCCTGCTATAGGAGAGATATATTTGGATTGCCAGATTATCGAAAGAGAATCGACACAGCTCTACCGAAAAAAAAGGGCGTAG
- a CDS encoding glycoside hydrolase family 127 protein — MRNIKITDSLFGSYTKQVADKILEYQWEVLNDRQKEALPTYCIANFKIAAGEMAGERRGIVFQDTDLYKWLEAVSYCIDNGTGKAFERQADEVIELVGRAQEPDGYLNTYFTIMAPEKKWSNQVEGHELYTAGHLMEAATAYYEATGKDRLLNIARRNADLICRVFGPEERQIHGYPGHQEVEVGLIKLYRVTGDKKYLDCAYYFIDERGKEPSYFLEEIRRRGGYEFFPEFDNYDLAYSQAHMRPAKQRTAEGHAVRAMYMCSAMADLAGERQDEELLEACKAIWNNVTQRRMYITGGIGSSGLLERFTVDYDLPNRTNYSETCASIGLMMFGQRMTAVTGEAGYYDIVEKALYNTVLAGINIEGNRYFYVNPLEVVPEFCTKRTYMDHVKANRQKWFSVACCPTNVARTLASLGQYIYAKEGNTLFIHQFISSEVKVILEEGSLHVKMGSRLLQNGVVRLDYESDGAKALRIKIRVPEYAKSVKATLDGDLLEPAREAGYMIIEAGEAGKHELAVYFGIDAKWVAANDNVREDCGKVALVKGPLVYCLEEKENGRNLAGVYVEINKPIEPREPAEGLVGDIPVLEYDGIRLENKEISRGELYGAPEFELKEMKLRAVPYCLWNNRGGGEMLVWQKVKI; from the coding sequence TTGAGAAATATTAAGATAACGGATTCGCTGTTTGGAAGCTATACGAAACAGGTGGCTGATAAGATTTTGGAATATCAGTGGGAAGTGTTGAACGATCGTCAGAAGGAGGCTCTGCCGACCTATTGCATCGCTAATTTCAAGATAGCTGCCGGAGAGATGGCAGGAGAACGCAGAGGCATCGTTTTTCAGGATACGGATTTATATAAGTGGCTGGAGGCAGTCTCCTATTGTATCGACAACGGAACCGGCAAGGCTTTTGAGCGGCAGGCGGATGAGGTAATAGAACTGGTAGGCAGGGCGCAGGAGCCGGATGGATATTTAAATACATATTTTACGATTATGGCTCCTGAAAAAAAATGGAGCAATCAGGTAGAAGGGCATGAGCTTTATACTGCAGGACATTTGATGGAGGCCGCAACAGCGTATTATGAAGCGACCGGGAAGGATCGTCTCCTTAACATTGCCAGAAGGAACGCGGATTTAATCTGCCGGGTCTTCGGTCCGGAGGAAAGACAGATACATGGCTACCCGGGGCATCAGGAAGTGGAAGTGGGTCTGATAAAGCTCTATCGTGTTACCGGAGATAAGAAATACCTGGATTGTGCGTATTACTTTATCGACGAAAGAGGAAAAGAGCCCAGCTATTTCCTTGAAGAAATCAGAAGGCGCGGCGGATATGAGTTCTTTCCGGAGTTCGATAATTATGATTTGGCATACTCTCAGGCGCATATGCGTCCGGCAAAGCAAAGAACAGCGGAAGGGCATGCGGTCCGCGCCATGTATATGTGCAGTGCGATGGCGGATTTGGCCGGAGAGCGGCAGGACGAAGAACTTTTAGAAGCATGCAAGGCTATCTGGAATAACGTTACACAGAGGCGGATGTACATTACCGGAGGCATCGGTTCCAGCGGCTTATTAGAAAGATTCACGGTGGATTATGATTTGCCTAATCGAACGAACTACTCGGAGACCTGCGCTTCTATAGGACTTATGATGTTTGGGCAGAGGATGACGGCGGTAACAGGAGAGGCCGGGTATTACGATATTGTCGAGAAAGCACTTTATAATACAGTTCTCGCGGGAATCAATATAGAAGGAAACCGCTATTTTTACGTGAATCCTTTGGAGGTGGTGCCGGAATTTTGTACGAAGCGGACATACATGGATCATGTGAAGGCGAACCGGCAAAAATGGTTTTCTGTAGCCTGCTGTCCGACTAATGTGGCGAGAACACTGGCATCTTTAGGACAATATATTTATGCGAAGGAAGGAAATACATTGTTCATCCATCAGTTTATTTCGTCGGAAGTAAAAGTCATTTTAGAAGAAGGCAGCTTACATGTGAAGATGGGATCCAGACTGCTGCAAAACGGTGTTGTCAGGCTCGACTATGAGAGCGATGGGGCAAAGGCGCTCCGGATAAAGATAAGAGTTCCGGAATATGCAAAAAGCGTAAAGGCAACTTTGGACGGGGATCTGCTAGAACCTGCCAGAGAAGCCGGATACATGATTATAGAGGCGGGAGAAGCAGGAAAGCATGAGCTGGCCGTCTACTTCGGAATAGATGCCAAATGGGTGGCAGCCAATGATAATGTCCGCGAGGACTGCGGAAAAGTAGCCTTGGTAAAGGGACCTTTAGTGTATTGTCTGGAAGAAAAGGAAAATGGAAGAAACCTTGCCGGAGTGTATGTGGAAATCAACAAACCGATTGAACCGAGAGAGCCTGCAGAGGGGCTGGTGGGAGATATACCGGTGCTGGAGTATGACGGAATCCGGTTGGAAAACAAGGAGATTTCAAGAGGTGAACTGTATGGAGCGCCGGAATTTGAACTAAAGGAAATGAAGCTTCGGGCGGTTCCCTACTGCCTTTGGAACAACCGCGGCGGCGGCGAGATGTTAGTATGGCAGAAAGTGAAGATCTAG
- a CDS encoding amino acid ABC transporter permease: protein MAGVLQVIYKYQILIWNGTKITLLISVLTVILGLIFGTLMAFMKLSRSRILRIIAGIYVEFIRGTPVLVQIFIVFYGLPLMGINIPSIMLGGTDISRLLSGIIALSVNSTAYICEIVRSGIQSIDIGQTEGGKALGMNSFRTMWYVILPQAVKNILPAMGNEFVTVIKTSSQVSVIGIAELMYAADTIRGISFRPMEPLVIVAMIYFIITFTLSCMIKQVEKRLRKSSRR from the coding sequence ATGGCAGGAGTATTACAGGTTATATACAAATACCAGATTCTTATTTGGAATGGCACTAAAATAACATTGTTGATATCTGTATTGACAGTGATTTTAGGATTGATATTCGGTACCTTAATGGCATTTATGAAGCTGAGCAGAAGCAGGATTCTAAGAATAATCGCAGGAATCTATGTGGAATTCATCAGGGGTACGCCGGTACTGGTACAGATTTTCATTGTATTTTACGGACTTCCGCTCATGGGAATCAATATTCCCTCAATCATGCTGGGAGGAACGGATATTTCCAGACTGCTGTCAGGCATCATTGCCCTAAGTGTGAACTCTACGGCATATATTTGCGAAATCGTCAGAAGCGGTATTCAGTCCATTGACATAGGGCAGACAGAAGGCGGCAAGGCACTCGGAATGAACAGCTTTAGAACGATGTGGTATGTGATTCTTCCCCAGGCCGTCAAAAATATTCTTCCGGCAATGGGCAATGAATTTGTTACAGTAATTAAGACCTCTTCACAGGTATCGGTCATCGGGATTGCAGAACTTATGTATGCGGCAGATACGATACGGGGGATCAGCTTCCGTCCGATGGAGCCCTTAGTCATCGTAGCAATGATCTATTTCATTATTACCTTCACACTGTCCTGCATGATCAAGCAGGTGGAGAAAAGGCTGAGGAAGAGCAGCCGAAGATAA
- a CDS encoding sugar ABC transporter substrate-binding protein: MKRKKLVSLAMSLLLAGTMLAGCGSSQETASVETKETETQTEAAQTEEAEAPVAETTDDSDKVHITYAQWGNDTETAATQAVADKFNSEQDEIYVEVLKIDHDNYVTKLNAMATAGELPDTGIMSEAGVLDFAENGLLYDISDMYGEGDAKPLESLTFKFKGTPVAYSAANEVLNMWYNIDLLKEVCEKQNLDPAQFTPPASADKAWDWDTFVKVAQTLTLDINGKNALDPAFDPENIEIYGCNINTLAWQLEVWALSNGGGYYSADGTACTINSKETADAIQAIADLTLKYHCAPEISDASNSLNTSLGTEKVVMSTDGAWNVGTFLGPDAQFEYGVGVLPYFQNKVTICTGGPNVVFSQTEHPQEAMTWLKWYYQEENSWSLIEAGTWMPILESWYTDQALTDKWINNENFPEHDMYQSAVVDYARDNSQSTAWYYVNGTEEFNSTLTMALSYVWTGDQTAQEALDEYAEELNEIFTEYNE; the protein is encoded by the coding sequence ATGAAGAGAAAGAAATTAGTAAGCCTGGCAATGTCTCTGCTTTTGGCAGGAACAATGCTGGCAGGCTGTGGAAGCAGCCAGGAAACGGCAAGTGTAGAAACCAAGGAGACTGAGACGCAGACAGAAGCGGCACAGACGGAAGAAGCCGAGGCTCCGGTAGCGGAGACAACAGACGACAGTGACAAAGTGCATATTACTTATGCGCAGTGGGGAAATGATACGGAAACAGCGGCTACCCAGGCAGTGGCAGATAAATTCAATTCGGAGCAGGATGAAATCTATGTAGAAGTATTGAAGATCGACCACGACAATTATGTTACGAAGCTCAATGCCATGGCTACGGCAGGGGAATTGCCGGATACCGGTATTATGAGTGAAGCGGGCGTTTTGGATTTTGCAGAAAATGGATTGCTCTATGATATAAGCGACATGTACGGCGAAGGGGATGCGAAGCCTTTAGAGTCTCTTACCTTTAAGTTCAAGGGTACGCCGGTAGCTTATTCTGCAGCAAACGAAGTTTTAAATATGTGGTATAACATCGATTTACTTAAAGAAGTATGTGAGAAGCAGAATCTCGATCCGGCGCAGTTCACACCGCCGGCTTCCGCAGACAAAGCCTGGGATTGGGATACCTTTGTAAAGGTAGCACAGACATTGACGCTGGATATTAATGGGAAAAATGCTTTGGATCCTGCTTTCGATCCTGAAAATATCGAAATTTACGGCTGTAACATTAATACGCTCGCATGGCAGCTGGAAGTATGGGCATTGTCAAACGGCGGCGGATATTATAGTGCCGACGGTACGGCATGTACCATTAATTCCAAGGAAACAGCGGATGCAATTCAGGCTATTGCCGATTTAACCTTAAAATATCATTGCGCTCCTGAAATCAGCGATGCCTCAAACTCCTTGAACACTTCGCTCGGAACGGAAAAAGTCGTTATGTCTACAGACGGAGCATGGAACGTAGGAACCTTCCTCGGCCCGGATGCACAGTTTGAATATGGTGTTGGTGTCCTTCCTTATTTCCAGAATAAAGTAACCATATGTACAGGAGGACCGAATGTAGTATTTTCTCAGACAGAACACCCGCAGGAAGCTATGACCTGGCTGAAGTGGTATTATCAGGAAGAGAATTCTTGGTCCTTAATCGAAGCAGGTACATGGATGCCTATTTTGGAATCATGGTATACGGATCAGGCACTTACCGATAAATGGATCAACAACGAGAACTTCCCTGAGCACGATATGTATCAGTCTGCAGTTGTAGATTATGCAAGAGATAATTCACAATCTACTGCATGGTATTATGTAAATGGAACGGAGGAATTCAACAGCACACTTACTATGGCGTTATCCTATGTATGGACCGGAGATCAGACCGCGCAGGAAGCATTGGATGAATATGCGGAAGAATTAAATGAAATCTTTACGGAATATAATGAGTAG